Below is a window of Arthrobacter sp. SLBN-112 DNA.
TCGCTCCAAGAGTCCGGGAGCGCGGGCAGAAGCCGGATGGTGGTCGCGTCGGACTGGAGCAGCATCTCGGCGACGCCGGCAGTGGCACCGAAGTTCGCATCGATCTGGAACGGCGGGTGGGCGGTGAACAGGTTCGGGTACACCCCGCCGCGTTCATCGAAGCCGTCCCCGGCCGCACGGAGTGCCAGGTTGAGGCTCTCTTCGGCCTTGGCGGCGTTGCCAAGGCGCGCCCAGAGGGCAACGCGCCAGGCCATGGCCCAGCCCGTGGACTCGGGACCCCGCAGTTCCAGGGTCCTGGCAGCGGCGGCGGCGAGCGCCGGAGTGTCACCGGCGCTCCACTGCTGCAGCGGATAGAGGGCCGCCAAGTGGGACGTGTGCCGGTGATCCGGCGCATGCTCGATGGCCGGGAACGACCATTCCCGGATTTCTCCCCGGCCACCGATAGCCGGTTGGGGAAGGGAGCGCACCTTGTCCGCGAGCTCCTGTAGCCAGGGCGGCTGCTCGGTCAAGGCTGCGGCAGCGTGCCGCGCCGAATCGAGGAGTCCGCGGAGCAGGGAAACGTCCATGGTGGAGGACCGGCTCACCGAGGCAGGCGCCCCGTCCTGGGCGACGAACTGGTTCTCCGGAGAGGTCGACGGCGATGTGTGCGTTCCGCTGGCGGCGTCACCAACGATCCAGTCCACTGCGAAGAGGCACGCGCCTTCGATGGCCGGCCAGGAGGCCCGCAGCCGGCCGGCGTCCCCCGTATACGCGTAGTGCTGCCACGCGGACTGCACGAGCCAAATGCCTCCCATGGCCCAGCTGGCCCACATGGAGTCGCCTTCGCCCGCGCCGGCGGCAAAGGAGTACCCCCAAGGATCCGTATTGTGGTGGGCCGCCCAACCCCGCGCCCCGTACAGGGCGGCGGCATGCCGGCCGGTACGCGCAAGGGTATCCACCAGCTGCAGCAGCGGTTCGTGGCACTCGGCAAGGTTGGCGGGCAGCGCCGGCCAGTAGTTCATTTCCGTGTTGATGTTCACGGTGTAGTTGCTGCTCCACGGCGGCGGCAGCTCCTCGTTCCAGATGCCCTGGAGGTTGGCCGGGAACCCTCCGGCGCGGGACGAGGCGATCAACAGGTACCGGCCGTAGTGGAACAGGAGGGAGACCAGGGCGGTGTCGGTCTTGTCCTCTTCGAAGGCACGCACGCGCTCATCCGTTGGCTTCCACTGACCAGAGTCCGGCCCCGGACCCAGTCCAGTTTTAGGGCCGAGTTCCAGCGTGACCCTGCGGTAAAGCTCCGCATGGTCGGCAACGTGGCGCTCGAAAACGGCGTCCGCGGAGTCCTGGAGGACCCGCGCCACCCGGCCGGTGAGGAGTACGGCCAGGCCTTCAGGGGAACCCGCAGTGTTCGCGTGCCGGAAGGCCTGCGAACGATCGAGGACCGTTCCCGTGGCAATGGCCAGCCGCACGGAACGTGCGCCCGTGACCGCCAGGAATCCCCCGGTGACGTCCGTGTGGCCGTCGGTCGCGATGCCGGCGTGGGCTGCTCCGGCGCGGGAGCCGTCGTCGTAATGGACGTGCTCAGCAGTCCGCTCAAAGGAGGGCGCTACGTCACTGGGCAGCAGCACCCGAAGCCGGAGTTCGGTCCCCCACGGATGCGCCGCGGTGTCCTGGCCAAGGAACCGGACGCCATCGGGGTGGATCCCGATCCGGACGTTGATGGGGACGTCGGCCGTGATCTCGTGGACGATGACGGAGTCGGGGTGGGATGCGAAGGTCCGGTGCCGGACCTCGGAGCCATCGATGACATAGCGGTGACCCGCGGTGCCGGTCCGGAGATCCAGCCACCGGGCGGGGCCGCCGTCAACGGCTGCCGCGGCGCCGGCGACCTTCACTGACAGGGCCGCGAACGGCAGGTAAGCCTGCGAGTGCGTGCCCTGGAATGCCAGCAGCAGTTCTTCGGGCCGCCGAACGTCCCCGTCTTCCACCGCCGCGCGGACAGCCTGGAGTGTGGCGGGTCCGGCGGATGGATCCAGCGGGGGCGCGGACCGGCCTGTTGGCCCGGACCACGCCGAGCCCTCGTTGAGCTGGATGCGCTCGCCACCCACCAGGCCGCGCACCGTCGCCCCTGCTAGTCCGTTGCCCACCGGCAGCGACTCGACGAACCGGTCCGCCGGGGCGCGGTACCAGAGCACCTGGCCGGGGTCAGGGGCGGGCACCTGGACCGGACGTACGGACCCGGAAGGTACCCCGGATCCCGCGCTCAGTACTGGCCCTTGATCACAAAGTAGGAGCCGCGGATAGTGCCGGCGAGCTTGGACTTCTGGCGGGCAAACTTGAAGCTTGCGGCCAGTTCCTCCGGGACCTCCATACCGTCGGAAAGCTTGAAGCCAACCGCCCGCTTGCCACCCTCCGAAATGCCGTACATGACATTAATGGACAGCCCGGACTCATAGAACACGTACGCCATCCGCAGCCCGTCCACCTCGAAAGAGGACACCTCGAGCGGCTTGGAGGAGATCACCAGATTCCGCTCCGTGGCCAGGATGTTGTGGACGTAGTCAACCGTCTCCGGTGCCTCGTCCGCGGGGACCACGGTGAAGTCGTGGTCGTATTTGTTCTTGTAATAGCGTGCCTCGTTGGCGCGCAGCCCGGCCAGCGCGTCAGCAACCGGCGACGATTCCAAACCAACGGTGGACACGTTCTTGAAATCCACGGTGTACGGCATGAGTCCTCCTGGGAAGTCTGTTCTGCGTACATCGTTGCAGATTCCGGCCCGGGCCAAGTGAAAAACGCGCCCTACTTCACCAAAGCGCCCAGTTCGGCGCGGAAGGAGCCCGCGCCGCCGCCCATGGCGTGCCGCGCACCGTCCGGAAGCACGACGTCGGCCGCCACCCCGTCAGGGACCGTCGCCTCCAGCCGGAACCCGCCGCCGTCGAGCGTCCATTCCACCCGGACCATCCCGTGCGAGGTCTTCAGCGAGGTCTTGGCCCAACTGATCCCTTCCCCCGGTTGCGGCGCGATGAGCACGCGGGCGTAGCCGGGCTCAAGGGGACGGATCCCGCCGATGGCCTTGTGCATCCAGTCCGCCACCGCGCCCAGGGCGTAGTGGTTGAAGCTGGTCATCTGCCCCGGATTGATGGTGCCGTCCGGGAGCATGGAGTCCCAGCGTTCCCAGACGGTGGTGGCACCCATGGTGACCGGGTACAGCCAGGACGGGCAGCCCTCCTCCAGCAGCAGCCGGTAGGCCTCGTCCACATGGCCGGTATCCGTCAGCGCGTGGTTGATGAACGGGGTGCCCGCGAAGCCGGTGGACACCCGGAAGGCGTTGTTCCGGACCAGTTCCGCCAGGCGGTTGCCGGCGAACTCCCGCAGCTCCGGGGCGGCCAGGATGTCGAACGCTATGGCCAGGGCGTAGACCGTGGTGCAGTCGCTGCGGATGGTGCCGTCGGCTGCGACGTAGTTCTCGGCGAAGGCGGCACGCACCCGGGCGGCGAGCGCGTCGAAGTAGGCTTCGTCGTCGTGCTTTCCCAGGAGCCCGGCGGCCTGCGCGGTGAGGCGCGCGGTGCGGTACATGCAGGCGGTGGCCACCACGCCGGTGTCTGCCTTGGCTGCCCATGGCTGGTCCGGCGCGGCGTCGGGGTCCAGCCAGTCGCCGAACTGGAAGCCGGAGTCCCACAGGCCGGCGGATGAGAGCAGGCCCTCCACCCGGCGGGTGTGCGAGGCCATAGACGCGTACTGGTTCTCCAGCACGCTGAGGTCCCCGTAGGCCTCCCACAGCGCCCAAGGCACCCACACGGACGCCTCGCTCCACAGCGCCGAGGATTCAGGAGCCGGGAATTCGGGTGGCTGCGGGCAGTATTTGAGGATGTCCGGCACCGTGATGGGGACCAGCCCGTCCTGCGCCTCCTGTTCAGCGGCGAGGTCCAGCAGCCAGTCCTGCAGGAAGCCCTTGACGTCGTACAGGTAGGCGGCGGTGGGGGCGAACACGGCGATGTCGCCGGTCCAGCCCAGCCGCTCGTCGCGCTGCGGGCAGTCGGTGGGCAGGTCCAGGAAGTTCCCGCGGAGGCCCCAGACGATGTTGCGGTGCAGTTGGTTCACGAGGTGGTTGGAGCATTCGAAGGTGCCGGTGCGTTCCAGATCGGAATGGACCACCACGGCTTCAAGGTCCCCTTTCGCCAAGGTTCCCGGCCAGCCGGTAATTTCGGCGTAGCGGAAGCCGTGGAAGGTCTTGGTGGGCTCGAAGGAGTCCTCGCCTCCGGAAAGGATGAACATGTCCGTGGCCTTGGCGGAACGCAGCGGCCGGACACCGAGTTCGCCGTCCTCCAGCACCTCGGCATGCCGAATGGTGATGGCCTGCCCGGCCTCGCCCCGCACGGTGAAGCGGAGCCAGCCCACCAGGTTCTGGCCGAAGTCCACCAGCGTCTTGCCGGAGGGTGAGGTGAAGATTTCCACAGGACGGACGACGCCGGCCCGCACCACGGGCGGCCCCACCGGCTCAGCCAGCCGGTCGGCGTCGAACGCCAGCTCCCGCACGCCGGTCCAGTCCGGGTCGGGCCTAAAGCCGGGGTCCGCCCAGCCCTTTTGACGGCGGCGGGCGTCGATGGTCTGCCCGTCGTAGAGGTCGTTGAAAGTGGTGGCGGAGGGGCCGGCCTGCCAGGTGGTGTCGGAGGCGATGGTCTGGACATGGCCGTCGGCGAACTCGATGTCCAGCTGCCCGAAGAACCCCAGCTCGCTGCCGTACAGGTTGGACATGCCGTGCCAGGCCAGCCGTCCACGGTACCAGCCGTTGCCCAGTTCCACCCCCAGCACGCTGGTTGACGTCACCAGCGGCGTGACGTCGTAGCTGCGGTACCGGAGCCGCCACTCGTAGGAGCTCCAGCCCGGGCTCAGCACGTCCGGCCCCACGGGCACACCGTTGATGAACGCCTCATAGACGCCGAAGGCGGTGGCCCGCAGCGTCGCCCTCACCACGCCGCCGTGGCCCTCCTCAAGCGTGAACTCCTTGCGGAGCAGCGGGGCGCCGTCGAAGTCCTGGTCAGGGGTGATCATGGCGGCGTGCCAGGTGGTGGATGTCATGGAAGGAGGGTTCCGTTCTGGAAGTTGAGGCAATGAGGTTCAGGCGTAGTGGCAGGCGACGTCGGCTGTCCCCACCCGGCGCAGCGCCGGCCGTTCGGTGGCGCACAGGTCCGTGGCCAGCGGGCAGCGCAGCCGGAAAGGACAGCCGCCGGGTGCAGGCACCGCGGCGGCGCCGGTGCGGACACCCAGCGACTCGCGGGCTTCCCGACGCGCCGCCTGTTCCGCGGGCCGGGGTACCGGGGAGGCGGCCACGAGGGCCTGGGTGAAGGGGTGCCTGGGGTTTTCGGTGACGGCGGCGGCAGGTCCGCTTTCCATCACCTGGCCGCGGTACAGGACCACCACGCGCTGGGCCAGGAACTGCACCACGGCGATGTCGTGGGCGATGAACAGGTAGCTCAGGCCCCGTTCGTCGCGGAGGTCGGCCAGCAGGTTGAGCACCTGGGCCTGGGTGGAGAGGTCAAGGGCGCTGACGGCTTCGTCGCAGACCACCAGCTGAGGATCGCAGATGAGGGCACGGGCCACGGAAATGCGCTGGCGCTGGCCGCCGGAGAACTGGCTGGGGTACCGGTCCACGGCGTCCCGCGGCAGCCCGACGCGTTCCAGCATGTCCTCGGCCTTGGCCCGGGCCTCTGCCGCTGAAATCCCCCGGAGGCGCAGCGGTTCCGCCAGGGAGGTGCCGATGGTGTTGCGCGGGTTCAGCGAGGAGTTGGGGTCCTGGAAGACGGCGCGCAGTTCGCCGCCCAGGGCCCGGCGCTGGGCTGCGCCGGCGGAAGTGATGTCCTTGCCCTGGTAGCTGATGGTGCCGCCGGAGACCTTCTGGAGGCCAAGGATTGCCTTGCCGATGGTGGACTTTCCGGAGCCGGACTCCCCCACCAGGCCCACGGTCTCCCCGGGGGCGATGCTGAAGCTGACATGGTCGACGGCGGCGGGAGCCGCGGCGGCCTTCCGGCCCCGGCCGTAGCGGACCACCAGGTCCTTGACCTCCAGCATGGGAGCGGCGGAGGACGGTGTGGAATCGCGGCGTTCGGTCACTGCGGTGCTCATGCCAAATCCTTTTCGACGATGCTGCTCAGAGTGCCCGGGTTCTGCTTGGGGGTGACCTCCAGGGTGCGGGAGGCGGGTACGTCTGTGGCCAGCCAGTCCATGCCTTCGACGGCGAGCTGGTCCGCCTTGACGCACCGCACCAGCCCTTCACCGGTGCCGGAGCGCAGCAGCGGGACGGGTTCCAGGCAGGCAGAGCCGGCGAACTGGCAGCGGGCGGCGAACCGGCAGCCGGTGGGCCAGTCCTTGGGCTGCGGGACCTGCCCGCTGATGGTGGCAAGCCGTTCGGG
It encodes the following:
- a CDS encoding phage tail protein, with the translated sequence MPYTVDFKNVSTVGLESSPVADALAGLRANEARYYKNKYDHDFTVVPADEAPETVDYVHNILATERNLVISSKPLEVSSFEVDGLRMAYVFYESGLSINVMYGISEGGKRAVGFKLSDGMEVPEELAASFKFARQKSKLAGTIRGSYFVIKGQY
- a CDS encoding family 78 glycoside hydrolase catalytic domain, translating into MTSTTWHAAMITPDQDFDGAPLLRKEFTLEEGHGGVVRATLRATAFGVYEAFINGVPVGPDVLSPGWSSYEWRLRYRSYDVTPLVTSTSVLGVELGNGWYRGRLAWHGMSNLYGSELGFFGQLDIEFADGHVQTIASDTTWQAGPSATTFNDLYDGQTIDARRRQKGWADPGFRPDPDWTGVRELAFDADRLAEPVGPPVVRAGVVRPVEIFTSPSGKTLVDFGQNLVGWLRFTVRGEAGQAITIRHAEVLEDGELGVRPLRSAKATDMFILSGGEDSFEPTKTFHGFRYAEITGWPGTLAKGDLEAVVVHSDLERTGTFECSNHLVNQLHRNIVWGLRGNFLDLPTDCPQRDERLGWTGDIAVFAPTAAYLYDVKGFLQDWLLDLAAEQEAQDGLVPITVPDILKYCPQPPEFPAPESSALWSEASVWVPWALWEAYGDLSVLENQYASMASHTRRVEGLLSSAGLWDSGFQFGDWLDPDAAPDQPWAAKADTGVVATACMYRTARLTAQAAGLLGKHDDEAYFDALAARVRAAFAENYVAADGTIRSDCTTVYALAIAFDILAAPELREFAGNRLAELVRNNAFRVSTGFAGTPFINHALTDTGHVDEAYRLLLEEGCPSWLYPVTMGATTVWERWDSMLPDGTINPGQMTSFNHYALGAVADWMHKAIGGIRPLEPGYARVLIAPQPGEGISWAKTSLKTSHGMVRVEWTLDGGGFRLEATVPDGVAADVVLPDGARHAMGGGAGSFRAELGALVK
- a CDS encoding glycoside hydrolase family 95 protein, whose amino-acid sequence is MPAPDPGQVLWYRAPADRFVESLPVGNGLAGATVRGLVGGERIQLNEGSAWSGPTGRSAPPLDPSAGPATLQAVRAAVEDGDVRRPEELLLAFQGTHSQAYLPFAALSVKVAGAAAAVDGGPARWLDLRTGTAGHRYVIDGSEVRHRTFASHPDSVIVHEITADVPINVRIGIHPDGVRFLGQDTAAHPWGTELRLRVLLPSDVAPSFERTAEHVHYDDGSRAGAAHAGIATDGHTDVTGGFLAVTGARSVRLAIATGTVLDRSQAFRHANTAGSPEGLAVLLTGRVARVLQDSADAVFERHVADHAELYRRVTLELGPKTGLGPGPDSGQWKPTDERVRAFEEDKTDTALVSLLFHYGRYLLIASSRAGGFPANLQGIWNEELPPPWSSNYTVNINTEMNYWPALPANLAECHEPLLQLVDTLARTGRHAAALYGARGWAAHHNTDPWGYSFAAGAGEGDSMWASWAMGGIWLVQSAWQHYAYTGDAGRLRASWPAIEGACLFAVDWIVGDAASGTHTSPSTSPENQFVAQDGAPASVSRSSTMDVSLLRGLLDSARHAAAALTEQPPWLQELADKVRSLPQPAIGGRGEIREWSFPAIEHAPDHRHTSHLAALYPLQQWSAGDTPALAAAAARTLELRGPESTGWAMAWRVALWARLGNAAKAEESLNLALRAAGDGFDERGGVYPNLFTAHPPFQIDANFGATAGVAEMLLQSDATTIRLLPALPDSWSEGSVRGLRAVGGIEVDIRWSGGVLRSAVLRSDAAVNRDIVWNGRQVSAAFGGGTDLELGCPNFG
- a CDS encoding ABC transporter ATP-binding protein, whose product is MSTAVTERRDSTPSSAAPMLEVKDLVVRYGRGRKAAAAPAAVDHVSFSIAPGETVGLVGESGSGKSTIGKAILGLQKVSGGTISYQGKDITSAGAAQRRALGGELRAVFQDPNSSLNPRNTIGTSLAEPLRLRGISAAEARAKAEDMLERVGLPRDAVDRYPSQFSGGQRQRISVARALICDPQLVVCDEAVSALDLSTQAQVLNLLADLRDERGLSYLFIAHDIAVVQFLAQRVVVLYRGQVMESGPAAAVTENPRHPFTQALVAASPVPRPAEQAARREARESLGVRTGAAAVPAPGGCPFRLRCPLATDLCATERPALRRVGTADVACHYA